From Mustela erminea isolate mMusErm1 chromosome 1, mMusErm1.Pri, whole genome shotgun sequence, a single genomic window includes:
- the LINGO3 gene encoding leucine-rich repeat and immunoglobulin-like domain-containing nogo receptor-interacting protein 3 produces MTCWLCVLGLQLLLLPAAPPPAAGCPARCECSAQTRAVACPRRRLTAVPDGIPAETRLLELSRNRIRCLNPGDLAALPLLEELDLSENVIAHVEPGAFANLPRLRVLRLRGNLLKLIPPGVFTRLDNLTLLDLSENKLVILLDYTFQDLRSLRRLEVGDNHLVFISRRAFAGLLALEELTLERCNLTALSGESLGHLRGLGALRLRHLAIAALEDQNFRRLPGLLHLEIDNWPLLEEVGAGSLQGLNLTSLSVTHTNITAVPAAALRHQAHLTCLNLSHNPISTVPRGSFRDLVRLRELHLAGALLAVVEPQAFLGLRQIRLLNLSNNLLSTLEENTFHSVNTLETLRVDGNPLACDCRLLWIVQRRKTLNFDGRLPACATPAEVRGDALRSLPDSALFEYFVCRKPKIRERRLQRVTAAAGDDVRFQCRAEGEPAPTVAWVTPRHRAVTADSAGRARLLPGGTLEIRGARPQDSGTYTCVASNAGGNDTYFATLSVQPEPAANRTPGEGRNETQAAARFPLDLTTILVSTAMGCITFLGVVLFCFLLLFVWSRGRGQHKNHFSVEYSFRKVDGPAAAAGQGGSRKFTMKMI; encoded by the coding sequence ATGACCTGCTGGCTGTGCGTCCTGGGCCTgcagctcctgctcctgcccgcGGCGCCCCCGCCGGCCGCCGGCTGCCCGGCCCGCTGCGAGTGCTCGGCGCAGACGCGCGCGGTGGCCTGTCCCCGGCGCCGGCTCACCGCCGTGCCCGACGGCATCCCGGCCGAGACGCGCCTGCTGGAGCTCAGCCGCAACCGCATCCGCTGCCTGAACCCGGGCGACCTGGCCGCGCTGCCGCTGCTGGAGGAGCTGGACCTGAGCGAGAACGTGATCGCGCACGTGGAGCCGGGCGCCTTCGCCAACCTGCCGCGCCTGCGCGTCCTGCGCCTGCGCGGGAACCTGCTCAAGCTCATCCCGCCCGGGGTCTTCACGCGCCTGGACAACCTCACGCTGCTGGACCTGAGCGAGAACAAGCTGGTCATCCTCCTGGACTACACCTTCCAGGACCTGCGCAGCCTCCGCCGGCTGGAGGTGGGCGACAACCACCTGGTGTTCATCTCGCGCCGCGCCTTCGCGGGGCTGCTGGCGCTCGAGGAGCTGACCCTGGAGCGCTGCAACCTCACGGCGCTGTCCGGAGAGTCGCTGGGCCACCTGCGGGGGCTGGGCGCCCTGCGGCTGCGGCACCTGGCCATCGCCGCCCTGGAGGACCAGAACTTCCGGAGGCTCCCGGGCCTGCTGCACCTGGAGATCGACAACTGGCCGCTGCTGGAGGAGGTGGGCGCCGGCAGCCTGCAGGGGCTCAACCTGACCTCGCTGTCCGTCACGCACACCAACATCACCGCCGTGCCGGCCGCCGCGCTCCGCCACCAGGCCCACCTCACCTGCCTCAACCTGTCGCACAACCCCATCAGCACGGTGCCGCGCGGCTCCTTCCGCGACCTGGTCCGCCTGCGCGAGCTGCACCTGGCCGGCGCCCTGCTGGCCGTCGTGGAGCCGCAGGCCTTCCTGGGGCTGCGGCAGATCCGCCTGCTCAACCTCTCCAACAACCTGCTGTCCACGCTGGAGGAGAACACCTTCCACTCGGTCAACACGCTCGAGACGCTGCGCGTGGACGGGAACCCGCTGGCCTGCGACTGTCGCCTGCTCTGGATCGTGCAGCGCCGGAAGACCCTCAACTTCGACGGGCGGCTGCCGGCCTGCGCCACCCCGGCCGAGGTCCGCGGCGACGCGCTGCGCAGCCTGCCCGACTCGGCGCTCTTCGAGTACTTCGTGTGCCGCAAGCCCAAGATCCGCGAGCGGCGGCTGCAGCGCGTCACGGCGGCGGCGGGCGACGACGTGCGCTTCCAGTGCCGCGCCGAGGGCGAGCCGGCGCCCACCGTGGCCTGGGTGACGCCGCGCCACCGCGCCGTGACGGCCGACAGCGCGGGCCGCGCGCGCCTGCTGCCCGGGGGCACGCTGGAGATCCGGGGCGCGCGCCCGCAGGACAGCGGCACCTACACGTGCGTGGCCAGCAACGCGGGCGGCAACGACACCTACTTCGCCACGCTGAGCGTGCAGCCCGAGCCGGCCGCCAACCGGACCCCGGGCGAGGGCCGCAACGAGACGCAGGCGGCCGCGCGCTTCCCGCTGGACCTCACCACCATCCTCGTGTCCACCGCCATGGGCTGCATCACCTTCCTGGGCGTCGTGCTCTTCTGCTTCCTGCTGCTCTTCGTGTGGAGCCGCGGCCGCGGGCAGCACAAGAACCACTTCTCCGTGGAGTACTCCTTCCGCAAGGTGGATGGACCGGCGGCCGCGGCGGGCCAGGGCGGCTCCCGCAAGTTCACCATGAAGATGATCTGA